TTGTCCTGGGGGTCTGAGGGGAGTCCAGGAATGACCCCAGGATTTGGAATCAGCATGTTCAAGCTGAAACTGCCCCCCTGCCCCACGACTGCCCTCAGTTCCCCTCCTCAGCCCCTCACAGAGGAACCCTTCCCATGTACCCCCGTGTGCCCCAATTGTCCCCTCAGTGTGTCCCTCtttgtcccccagtgtcccacacTGTTCGTGGTGGCCTCTCTCCAGCATGGCCCTCCTGGCTcacaccctggcactgctggcattgACCATGGCCACCGTGGCCATCAAGGTGGTGCCCCTGGACATGGCCTTGAATTCCTTTGATGACCAGTACCGGGGCTGTGGCCCTGCCATGAATGCAAAGTTGCCTTCCCTCTACAACTCCGAGTACCAGAAAAATCCTCGCTTTGCCTGGGGCTGGTATCATGCAGATGCTGAGTGGCGCAAGCGGGGCTCTCCCGTGTCCCCTCTGACGTCCGAGTGGCAGGCCCTCGCTCTCATGGCCTACACCTCGCAGCACGTGTACAGGGACTTCAACGCAGCCGTGCGCACGGCCGGGCGCTCCCGCCAGGAATACCGGAACAACTTCCACTTCAAAACTTTGCATTTCCTGCTGACCCAGGC
This DNA window, taken from Molothrus aeneus isolate 106 unplaced genomic scaffold, BPBGC_Maene_1.0 scaffold_43, whole genome shotgun sequence, encodes the following:
- the LOC136570891 gene encoding NAD(P)(+)--arginine ADP-ribosyltransferase 2-like is translated as MALLAHTLALLALTMATVAIKVVPLDMALNSFDDQYRGCGPAMNAKLPSLYNSEYQKNPRFAWGWYHADAEWRKRGSPVSPLTSEWQALALMAYTSQHVYRDFNAAVRTAGRSRQEYRNNFHFKTLHFLLTQALVTLRQAQKGQCHRVFRGVHDVRFQARRGQRVRFGQFTSTSLRKEVALRFGTDTIFEVHTCHGADIRQFSVYPGKEEVLIPPFETFEVTKVTRDGKRTWIWLRSTGTYSKYNCEWH